In Raphanus sativus cultivar WK10039 chromosome 5, ASM80110v3, whole genome shotgun sequence, the following proteins share a genomic window:
- the LOC108862870 gene encoding protein PXR1, translated as MGETEEKEVKKNHGDKEEEHNKAEKADKKEKKKDKDKKDKNEEDKNGGGEEGEDQEKKSKKKDKKTKKEKNPEDKKDPEKLKMKLQKIEEKIQAMVLKKDEIVKLIHDAEQAKGSAVAAADAPPPTN; from the coding sequence ATGGGAgaaacagaagagaaagaagtgaagaagaatcATGGTGATAAAGAAGAGGAACACAACAAGGCTGAGAAAGCAGataagaaggagaagaagaaggataaaGATAAGAAGGATAAGAACGAGGAGGATAAAAACGgtggaggagaagaaggagaagatcaagagaagaagagcaagaagaaagataagaagacgaagaaagagaagaaccCTGAAGATAAGAAAGATCCAGAGAAGTTGAAGATGAAACTTCAGAAGATTGAAGAAAAGATTCAAGCTATGGTCTTAAAGAAAGATGAGATCGTTAAGCTTATTCATGATGCTGAACAAGCCAAAGGTAGTGCCGTAGCAGCAGCAGATGCACCACCACCAACTAATTAA
- the LOC108862869 gene encoding uncharacterized protein LOC108862869 isoform X1, translating to MDNNFGNYHHQWQHQGPAQPNTCPVCTAPHFPFCPPSSFPHFPPHFNPPRPGFDSFAGPPVRPQNHYPMPWQAHHGNQWRPPVVDCDREADRSYKRARIDAIGGGSVPGSDGYQNPQIYWENERRLKMVRDHGYGLTATAPSYPGNLDVEMNHQYRNGGQFNGVAPPPQYGGGYFGGPNGQPPLPVSPPPPLPPSHPHMPNSSPSLAPTRSKVIDVSHLLKPPHRSTRPDHFVIILRGLPGSGKSYLAKLLRDMEVENGGTAPRIHSMDDYFMTEVEKVEESDSTSSSSGRSKRPVVKKVMEYCYEPEMEEAYRSSMLKAFKRTLEDGAFSFVIVDDRNLRVPDFAQFWATAKRSGYEAYILEATYKDPTGCAARNVHGITLDQVQQMAEQWEEAPSLYMKLDIKSLTRCDDLKESGIEEVDMDMEDDFALPERKSDNNTRSEGKGRTEDSYINERKWEEETSSHTEVKELSRSKWSNVEEDNETEKSRSTRQNSKSLSRSSQERLTKGKTVWWGDKGGDAGFSIGARNMNMPSLVIGPGSGYNLKSNPLSEAESRALADAIGKAKVKGIFQDQLRAERESFKAVFDKRHGTSYDSKDE from the exons ATGGATAATAACTTCGGGAACTATCATCATCAATGGCAGCATCAAGGACCAGCACAGCCAAACACATGCCCGGTTTGCACGGCGCCGCACTTCCCTTTCTGCCCACCGTCTTCCTTCCCGCACTTCCCTCCTCACTTCAATCCACCACGTCCTGGATTCGACTCGTTCGCCGGACCACCGGTTCGACCGCAGAATCACTATCCAATGCCGTGGCAAGCTCACCACGGGAATCAATGGAGACCACCGGTTGTCGATTGCGATAGGGAAGCTGATCGGAGCTACAAGAGAGCTCGGATCGATGCGATCGGAGGTGGTTCTGTTCCCGGGAGCGATGGTTATCAGAATCCTCAGATCTACTGGGAGAACGAGCGGAGGTTGAAGATGGTGAGGGATCATGGTTACGGTTTAACTGCCACCGCGCCGTCGTATCCGGGAAATCTAGATGTTGAGATGAATCATCAGTATAGGAATGGAGGTCAATTTAACGGTGTAGCTCCTCCGCCGCAGTACGGAGGAGGCTATTTCGGTGGTCCTAATGGTCAGCCTCCGCTTCCTGTTTCACCACCACCGCCTCTGCCTCCATCTCATCCTCATATGCCAAATTCTTCG ccATCTTTAGCACCAACTCGGTCTAAAGTGATTGATGTGTCCCATTTGCTGAAGCCTCCTCATCGTTCTACGCGTCCTGATCATTTTGTTATTATCCTTCGAGGGCTACCAG GTAGTGGGAAGAGTTATTTAGCCAAGTTGTTGCGTGACATGGAGGTAGAAAATGGCGGCACTGCTCCACGAATCCATTCTATGGACGATTACTTCATGACTGAAGTTGAGAAG GTTGAGGAGAGTGATTCGACTTCTTCAAGCTCTGGTAGAAGCAAGAGACCTGTTGTGAAGAAGGTCATGGAATACTGCTATGAACCTGAGATGGAAGAG GCCTATCGTTCAAGCATGCTGAAAGCTTTTAAGAGGACTCTTGAAGATGGGGCTTTCAGCTTTGTAATcg TGGATGACCGTAATCTGCGGGTACCTGATTTTGCTCAGTTTTGGGCAACAGCAAAG AGATCTGGATATGAAGCTTACATATTGGAAGCAACATACAAGGACCCAACT GGATGTGCAGCTAGAAACGTGCACGGTATCACACTGGATCAAGTACAACAGATGGCAGAACAGTGGGAAGAAGCTCCATCGTTGTACATGAAACTGGATATCAAG TCTCTTACGCGATGTGATGACCTAAAGGAGAGTGGAATCGAGGAG GTGGACATGGACATGGAAGATGACTTTGCACTGCCAGAAAGAAAATCCGATAACAACACCCGGTCAGAAGGAAAGGGTAGGACCGAAG ACTCTTACATAAATGAGAGGAAATGGGAAGAAGAAACTAGCTCCCATACAGAAGTGAAAGAACTAAGTAGAAGTAAATGGTCAAATGTGGAGGAAGACAACGAAACAGAGAAGTCTCGAAGTACTAGACAAAACTCAAAATCTCTTTCCAGGTCAAGCCAAGAACGCTTGACGAAAGGTAAAACTGTTTGGTGGGGCGATAAG GGAGGAGATGCAGGGTTTTCAATTGGTGCAAGGAATATGAACATGCCTTCTTTAGTTATAGGTCCCGGATCAGGCTATAACTTG AAATCAAATCCTCTATCGGAAGCAGAGAGCCGTGCACTAGCTGATGCAATTGGAAAAGCAAAGGTAAAAGGAATCTTTCAAGATCAGCTAAGAGCGGAGCGCGAGTCTTTCAAAGCTGTTTTTGACAAGAGACATGGTACATCTTACGATTCAAAGGACGAGTAA
- the LOC108856429 gene encoding 1-deoxy-D-xylulose 5-phosphate reductoisomerase, chloroplastic, protein MMTLNSLSPAESISLSFLDTSRFNQTPKLPGGFSLRKKRTQGRGFVGKGVKCSVKVQQQQQQPPPPPAWPGRAVPEPPRQSWDGPKPISIVGSTGSIGTQTLDIVAENPDKFRVVALAAGSNVALLADQVKRFKPALVAVRNESLVTELKEALAGLDYKPEIIPGEQGVVEVARHPDAVTVVTGIVGCAGLKPTVAAIEAGKDIALANKETLIAGGPFVLPLANKHNVKILPADSEHSAIFQCIQGLPEGALRKIILTASGGAFRDWPVEKLKEVKVADALKHPNWNMGKKITVDSATLFNKGLEVIEAHYLFGAEYDDIEIVIHPQSIIHSMIETQDSSVLAQLGWPDMRLPILYTMSWPDRVPCSEVTWPRLDLCKLGSLTFKKPDNVKYPSMDLAYAAGRAGGTMTGVLSAANEKAVEMFIDEKISYLDIFKVVELTCDKHRSELVTSPSLEEIVHYDLWAREYAANLQLSSGARPVPA, encoded by the exons ATGATGACACTTAACTCACTCTCTCCAGCTGAAtccatctctctttctttcttggaTACTTCCAGGTTCAACCAAACCCCCAAACTTCCAG GTGGGTTTAGTTTGAGGAAGAAGAGGACTCAAGGGAGAGGTTTTGTTGGAAAAGGAGTCAAGTGTTCAGTGAAagtgcagcagcagcagcaacaacctcctcctcctccagcgTGGCCTGGGAGAGCTGTTCCCGAGCCTCCTCGTCAATCTTGGGATGGACCTAAACCCATCTCCATCGTCGGTTCTACTGGTTCTATTGGCACCCAG ACCTTGGATATTGTGGCTGAGAATCCTGACAAATTTAGAGTCGTCGCTCTAGCTGCTGGCTCTAATGTTGCTCTCCTTGCTGATCAG GTGAAGAGATTTAAACCTGCACTGGTTGCTGTTAGAAATGAGTCATTGGTCACTGAGCTTAAAGAGGCTTTAGCCGGTTTGGACTATAAACCTGAGATCATTCCTGGGGAGCAAGGAGTGGTTGAGGTTGCTCGTCACCCTGACGCTGTAACTGTTGTTACCGGAATAGTAGGTTGCGCAGGACTTAAG CCTACGGTCGCTGCAATTGAAGCGGGAAAGGACATTGCTCTTGCAAACAAAGAGACATTAATCGCAGGTGGTCCCTTCGTCCTTCCACTTGCCAACAAACATAACGTTAAGATTCTTCCTGCTGATTCAGAACATTCAGCTATATTTCAG TGTATTCAAGGTTTGCCTGAAGGCGCTTTGCGCAAGATAATCTTGACTGCATCTGGTGGAGCTTTTAG AGATTGGCCTGTTGAAAAGCTCAAGGAAGTTAAAGTAGCAGATGCGTTGAAGCATCCTAACTGGAACATGGGAAAGAAAATAACAGTCGACTCGGCTACGCTTTTCAACAAG GGCCTTGAGGTCATTGAAGCTCATTATTTGTTTGGAGCTGAGTATGACGATATAGAGATTGTTATTCACCCTCAGAGTATCATACACTCCATGATTGAAACACAG GATTCATCTGTGCTTGCTCAACTGGGATGGCCTGATATGCGTTTGCCGATTCTCTACACCATGTCATGGCCCGATAGAGTTCCTTGTTCCGAAGTAACTTGGCCAAGACTTGACCTTTGCAA ACTGGGTTCGTTGACTTTCAAGAAACCAGACAATGTGAAATACCCATCAATGGATCTTGCTTATGCTGCGGGACGAGCTGGAGGTACTATGACTGGTGTTCTCAGTGCTGCTAACGAGAAAGCTGTTGAAATGTTCATTGAtgaaaa GATAAGCTATTTGGATATCTTCAAGGTGGTGGAGTTAACATGCGATAAACATCGAAGCGAGTTGGTAACATCGCCGTCGCTTGAAGAGATTGTTCACTATGACTTGTGGGCGCGTGAATACGCTGCCAATCTACAGCTTTCTTCTGGTGCGAGGCCAGTTCCTGCCTGA
- the LOC108856521 gene encoding hypersensitive-induced response protein 1: MGNLLCCVQVDQSTVAIKETFGKFEDVLEPGCHFLPWCLGQQVAGYLSLRLQQLDVRCETKTKDNVFVNVVASIQYRALANNANDAFYKLSNTRSQIQAYVFDVIRASVPKLILDDVFEQKNEIAKAVEEELEKAMSAYGFEIVQTLIVDIEPDEHVKRAMNEINAAARMRLAANEKAEAEKILQIKRAEGEAEAKYLSGLGIARQRQAIVDGLRDSVLGFSVNVPGTTAKDVMDMVLVTQYFDTMKEIGASSKSSAVFIPHGPGAVRDVATQIRDGLLQGSFADQS; this comes from the exons ATGGGGAACTTGTTGTGCTGTGTACAAGTGGACCAGTCAACGGTGGCGATCAAAGAAACGTTTGGGAAGTTCGAAGATGTTCTAGAGCCTGGTTGCCATTTTCTCCCTTGGTGTCTTGGTCAGCAAGTTGCTGGTTACCTCTCTCTCAGGCTTCAGCAGTTGGATGTTCGTTGCGAGACTAAGACCAAg GACAATGTGTTTGTTAATGTTGTTGCATCGATTCAGTACCGTGCCTTGGCTAATAATGCCAATGATGCCTTCTACAAGCTTAGTAACACTAGGAGCCAGATCCAAGCTTACGTCTTTGATG TTATCAGAGCAAGTGTCCCCAAGCTGATTCTGGATGATGTCTTTGAGCAGAAGAATGAAATTGCCAAAGCTGTTGAAGAGGAGCTCGAGAAG GCAATGTCTGCTTACGGTTTTGAGATCGTCCAAACTCTCATCGTTGACATCGAGCCTGACGAACATGTCAAACGAGCCATGAACGAAATCAACGCTG CTGCAAGGATGAGGTTGGCTGCGAACGAAAAGGCAGAGGCTGAGAAAATCCTCCAGATCAAGCGAGCTGAAGGTGAAGCCGAGGCCAAGTACCTGTCTGGTCTAGGTATCGCCCGTCAGAGGCAAGCCATTGTCGACGGGCTACGCGACAGCGTCCTTGGTTTCTCTGTGAATGTTCCCGGGACTACTGCTAAAGATGTGATGGACATGGTGCTCGTTACGCAGTACTTTGACACGATGAAGGAGATTGGTGCCAGTTCCAAATCCTCTGCTGTCTTCATTCCCCACGGACCAGGAGCTGTTCGCGATGTGGCTACTCAGATCAGAGATGGGCTCCTTCAAGGCTCCTTTGCAGACCAGTCCTGA
- the LOC108862869 gene encoding uncharacterized protein LOC108862869 isoform X3: MDNNFGNYHHQWQHQGPAQPNTCPVCTAPHFPFCPPSSFPHFPPHFNPPRPGFDSFAGPPVRPQNHYPMPWQAHHGNQWRPPVVDCDREADRSYKRARIDAIGGGSVPGSDGYQNPQIYWENERRLKMVRDHGYGLTATAPSYPGNLDVEMNHQYRNGGQFNGVAPPPQYGGGYFGGPNGQPPLPVSPPPPLPPSHPHMPNSSPSLAPTRSKVIDVSHLLKPPHRSTRPDHFVIILRGLPGSGKSYLAKLLRDMEVENGGTAPRIHSMDDYFMTEVEKVEESDSTSSSSGRSKRPVVKKVMEYCYEPEMEEAYRSSMLKAFKRTLEDGAFSFVIEIWI, encoded by the exons ATGGATAATAACTTCGGGAACTATCATCATCAATGGCAGCATCAAGGACCAGCACAGCCAAACACATGCCCGGTTTGCACGGCGCCGCACTTCCCTTTCTGCCCACCGTCTTCCTTCCCGCACTTCCCTCCTCACTTCAATCCACCACGTCCTGGATTCGACTCGTTCGCCGGACCACCGGTTCGACCGCAGAATCACTATCCAATGCCGTGGCAAGCTCACCACGGGAATCAATGGAGACCACCGGTTGTCGATTGCGATAGGGAAGCTGATCGGAGCTACAAGAGAGCTCGGATCGATGCGATCGGAGGTGGTTCTGTTCCCGGGAGCGATGGTTATCAGAATCCTCAGATCTACTGGGAGAACGAGCGGAGGTTGAAGATGGTGAGGGATCATGGTTACGGTTTAACTGCCACCGCGCCGTCGTATCCGGGAAATCTAGATGTTGAGATGAATCATCAGTATAGGAATGGAGGTCAATTTAACGGTGTAGCTCCTCCGCCGCAGTACGGAGGAGGCTATTTCGGTGGTCCTAATGGTCAGCCTCCGCTTCCTGTTTCACCACCACCGCCTCTGCCTCCATCTCATCCTCATATGCCAAATTCTTCG ccATCTTTAGCACCAACTCGGTCTAAAGTGATTGATGTGTCCCATTTGCTGAAGCCTCCTCATCGTTCTACGCGTCCTGATCATTTTGTTATTATCCTTCGAGGGCTACCAG GTAGTGGGAAGAGTTATTTAGCCAAGTTGTTGCGTGACATGGAGGTAGAAAATGGCGGCACTGCTCCACGAATCCATTCTATGGACGATTACTTCATGACTGAAGTTGAGAAG GTTGAGGAGAGTGATTCGACTTCTTCAAGCTCTGGTAGAAGCAAGAGACCTGTTGTGAAGAAGGTCATGGAATACTGCTATGAACCTGAGATGGAAGAG GCCTATCGTTCAAGCATGCTGAAAGCTTTTAAGAGGACTCTTGAAGATGGGGCTTTCAGCTTTGTAATcg AGATCTGGATATGA
- the LOC108857449 gene encoding uncharacterized protein LOC108857449, with protein sequence MQTSRLLSLSSNSPSFGSFSSAVDLASIAARVVEELRDREQRSDSHRDDNNNNSDDDDNSNFEFAFDCPMCSPPVATADEIFCNGQIRPSNPYSGETEKVGGESSPESTVPRRRRPALRKLMSEERDATSNSSSSEAGDDLTGVPPESYCVWTPKQSRDDDLRRLSSSPSHSKLKSNSAGFSKRWKLRSLLYARSSSEGNDKLVFPAPVKKGDETASSDQEEQLSKVVVGEEGKESEETKRQPFVPYRKDMMGIIKNVNGLSRHLRPF encoded by the coding sequence ATGCAGACGAGCCGGTTACTCTCCCTTTCCTCAAACTCCCCGAGCTTCGGTAGTTTCTCCTCCGCCGTAGACCTCGCCTCAATCGCCGCTCGAGTCGTGGAGGAGCTCAGAGACCGAGAGCAACGATCAGACTCCCACCGCgacgacaacaacaacaacagcgaCGACGATGATAATAGTAATTTCGAGTTCGCCTTCGACTGTCCTATGTGTTCTCCTCCCGTCGCTACCGCCGACGAGATTTTCTGTAACGGTCAGATCCGTCCGTCGAACCCGTACAGTGGTGAAACGGAGAAAGTCGGAGGAGAATCTTCACCGGAGAGCACGGTCCCGAGACGACGTCGTCCCGCGCTTAGAAAGTTGATGAGCGAAGAGCGAGATGCGACGTCGAATTCTTCTTCGTCGGAGGCCGGCGATGATCTAACCGGAGTTCCACCGGAGAGTTACTGCGTTTGGACACCGAAACAGTCAAGGGACGATGATCTCCGACGACTCTCGTCTTCTCCATCGCACAGCAAACTCAAAAGCAACTCGGCGGGGTTCTCGAAACGATGGAAGCTGCGGAGTCTTCTCTACGCGAGAAGCAGCAGCGAAGGGAACGACAAGCTCGTGTTTCCTGCGCCGGTTAAGAAGGGAGATGAAACTGCTAGCTCTGATCAGGAAGAACAGCTGTCGAAGGTTGTGGTCGGAGAGGAAGGAAAGGAAAGCGAAGAGACGAAACGACAGCCGTTCGTGCCGTATAGAAAGGATATGATGGggataataaaaaatgttaatggGCTTAGTCGTCATTTACGTCCTTTTTAA
- the LOC108862869 gene encoding uncharacterized protein LOC108862869 isoform X2, with product MDNNFGNYHHQWQHQGPAQPNTCPVCTAPHFPFCPPSSFPHFPPHFNPPRPGFDSFAGPPVRPQNHYPMPWQAHHGNQWRPPVVDCDREADRSYKRARIDAIGGGSVPGSDGYQNPQIYWENERRLKMVRDHGYGLTATAPSYPGNLDVEMNHQYRNGGQFNGVAPPPQYGGGYFGGPNGQPPLPVSPPPPLPPSHPHMPNSSPSLAPTRSKVIDVSHLLKPPHRSTRPDHFVIILRGLPGSGKSYLAKLLRDMEVENGGTAPRIHSMDDYFMTEVEKVEESDSTSSSSGRSKRPVVKKVMEYCYEPEMEEAYRSSMLKAFKRTLEDGAFSFVIVDDRNLRVPDFAQFWATAKRSGYEAYILEATYKDPTGCAARNVHGITLDQVQQMAEQWEEAPSLYMKLDIKSLTRCDDLKESGIEEVDMDMEDDFALPERKSDNNTRSEGKGRTEDSYINERKWEEETSSHTEVKELSRSKWSNVEEDNETEKSRSTRQNSKSLSRSSQERLTKGRRCRVFNWCKEYEHAFFSYRSRIRL from the exons ATGGATAATAACTTCGGGAACTATCATCATCAATGGCAGCATCAAGGACCAGCACAGCCAAACACATGCCCGGTTTGCACGGCGCCGCACTTCCCTTTCTGCCCACCGTCTTCCTTCCCGCACTTCCCTCCTCACTTCAATCCACCACGTCCTGGATTCGACTCGTTCGCCGGACCACCGGTTCGACCGCAGAATCACTATCCAATGCCGTGGCAAGCTCACCACGGGAATCAATGGAGACCACCGGTTGTCGATTGCGATAGGGAAGCTGATCGGAGCTACAAGAGAGCTCGGATCGATGCGATCGGAGGTGGTTCTGTTCCCGGGAGCGATGGTTATCAGAATCCTCAGATCTACTGGGAGAACGAGCGGAGGTTGAAGATGGTGAGGGATCATGGTTACGGTTTAACTGCCACCGCGCCGTCGTATCCGGGAAATCTAGATGTTGAGATGAATCATCAGTATAGGAATGGAGGTCAATTTAACGGTGTAGCTCCTCCGCCGCAGTACGGAGGAGGCTATTTCGGTGGTCCTAATGGTCAGCCTCCGCTTCCTGTTTCACCACCACCGCCTCTGCCTCCATCTCATCCTCATATGCCAAATTCTTCG ccATCTTTAGCACCAACTCGGTCTAAAGTGATTGATGTGTCCCATTTGCTGAAGCCTCCTCATCGTTCTACGCGTCCTGATCATTTTGTTATTATCCTTCGAGGGCTACCAG GTAGTGGGAAGAGTTATTTAGCCAAGTTGTTGCGTGACATGGAGGTAGAAAATGGCGGCACTGCTCCACGAATCCATTCTATGGACGATTACTTCATGACTGAAGTTGAGAAG GTTGAGGAGAGTGATTCGACTTCTTCAAGCTCTGGTAGAAGCAAGAGACCTGTTGTGAAGAAGGTCATGGAATACTGCTATGAACCTGAGATGGAAGAG GCCTATCGTTCAAGCATGCTGAAAGCTTTTAAGAGGACTCTTGAAGATGGGGCTTTCAGCTTTGTAATcg TGGATGACCGTAATCTGCGGGTACCTGATTTTGCTCAGTTTTGGGCAACAGCAAAG AGATCTGGATATGAAGCTTACATATTGGAAGCAACATACAAGGACCCAACT GGATGTGCAGCTAGAAACGTGCACGGTATCACACTGGATCAAGTACAACAGATGGCAGAACAGTGGGAAGAAGCTCCATCGTTGTACATGAAACTGGATATCAAG TCTCTTACGCGATGTGATGACCTAAAGGAGAGTGGAATCGAGGAG GTGGACATGGACATGGAAGATGACTTTGCACTGCCAGAAAGAAAATCCGATAACAACACCCGGTCAGAAGGAAAGGGTAGGACCGAAG ACTCTTACATAAATGAGAGGAAATGGGAAGAAGAAACTAGCTCCCATACAGAAGTGAAAGAACTAAGTAGAAGTAAATGGTCAAATGTGGAGGAAGACAACGAAACAGAGAAGTCTCGAAGTACTAGACAAAACTCAAAATCTCTTTCCAGGTCAAGCCAAGAACGCTTGACGAAAG GGAGGAGATGCAGGGTTTTCAATTGGTGCAAGGAATATGAACATGCCTTCTTTAGTTATAGGTCCCGGATCAGGCTATAA
- the LOC108862869 gene encoding uncharacterized protein LOC108862869 isoform X4 codes for MDNNFGNYHHQWQHQGPAQPNTCPVCTAPHFPFCPPSSFPHFPPHFNPPRPGFDSFAGPPVRPQNHYPMPWQAHHGNQWRPPVVDCDREADRSYKRARIDAIGGGSVPGSDGYQNPQIYWENERRLKMVRDHGYGLTATAPSYPGNLDVEMNHQYRNGGQFNGVAPPPQYGGGYFGGPNGQPPLPVSPPPPLPPSHPHMPNSSPSLAPTRSKVIDVSHLLKPPHRSTRPDHFVIILRGLPGSGKSYLAKLLRDMEVENGGTAPRIHSMDDYFMTEVEKVEESDSTSSSSGRSKRPVVKKVMEYCYEPEMEEAYRSSMLKAFKRTLEDGAFSFVIVCFLELTVSCWYLWLILVDDRNLRVPDFAQFWATAKRSGYEAYILEATYKDPTGCAARNVHGITLDQVQQMAEQWEEAPSLYMKLDIKSLTRCDDLKESGIEEVDMDMEDDFALPERKSDNNTRSEGKGRTEDSYINERKWEEETSSHTEVKELSRSKWSNVEEDNETEKSRSTRQNSKSLSRSSQERLTKGKTVWWGDKGGDAGFSIGARNMNMPSLVIGPGSGYNLKSNPLSEAESRALADAIGKAKVKGIFQDQLRAERESFKAVFDKRHGTSYDSKDE; via the exons ATGGATAATAACTTCGGGAACTATCATCATCAATGGCAGCATCAAGGACCAGCACAGCCAAACACATGCCCGGTTTGCACGGCGCCGCACTTCCCTTTCTGCCCACCGTCTTCCTTCCCGCACTTCCCTCCTCACTTCAATCCACCACGTCCTGGATTCGACTCGTTCGCCGGACCACCGGTTCGACCGCAGAATCACTATCCAATGCCGTGGCAAGCTCACCACGGGAATCAATGGAGACCACCGGTTGTCGATTGCGATAGGGAAGCTGATCGGAGCTACAAGAGAGCTCGGATCGATGCGATCGGAGGTGGTTCTGTTCCCGGGAGCGATGGTTATCAGAATCCTCAGATCTACTGGGAGAACGAGCGGAGGTTGAAGATGGTGAGGGATCATGGTTACGGTTTAACTGCCACCGCGCCGTCGTATCCGGGAAATCTAGATGTTGAGATGAATCATCAGTATAGGAATGGAGGTCAATTTAACGGTGTAGCTCCTCCGCCGCAGTACGGAGGAGGCTATTTCGGTGGTCCTAATGGTCAGCCTCCGCTTCCTGTTTCACCACCACCGCCTCTGCCTCCATCTCATCCTCATATGCCAAATTCTTCG ccATCTTTAGCACCAACTCGGTCTAAAGTGATTGATGTGTCCCATTTGCTGAAGCCTCCTCATCGTTCTACGCGTCCTGATCATTTTGTTATTATCCTTCGAGGGCTACCAG GTAGTGGGAAGAGTTATTTAGCCAAGTTGTTGCGTGACATGGAGGTAGAAAATGGCGGCACTGCTCCACGAATCCATTCTATGGACGATTACTTCATGACTGAAGTTGAGAAG GTTGAGGAGAGTGATTCGACTTCTTCAAGCTCTGGTAGAAGCAAGAGACCTGTTGTGAAGAAGGTCATGGAATACTGCTATGAACCTGAGATGGAAGAG GCCTATCGTTCAAGCATGCTGAAAGCTTTTAAGAGGACTCTTGAAGATGGGGCTTTCAGCTTTGTAATcg TTTGTTTTCTGGAATTGACCGTTTCTTGCTGGTATTTGTGGCTCATCTTAGTGGATGACCGTAATCTGCGGGTACCTGATTTTGCTCAGTTTTGGGCAACAGCAAAG AGATCTGGATATGAAGCTTACATATTGGAAGCAACATACAAGGACCCAACT GGATGTGCAGCTAGAAACGTGCACGGTATCACACTGGATCAAGTACAACAGATGGCAGAACAGTGGGAAGAAGCTCCATCGTTGTACATGAAACTGGATATCAAG TCTCTTACGCGATGTGATGACCTAAAGGAGAGTGGAATCGAGGAG GTGGACATGGACATGGAAGATGACTTTGCACTGCCAGAAAGAAAATCCGATAACAACACCCGGTCAGAAGGAAAGGGTAGGACCGAAG ACTCTTACATAAATGAGAGGAAATGGGAAGAAGAAACTAGCTCCCATACAGAAGTGAAAGAACTAAGTAGAAGTAAATGGTCAAATGTGGAGGAAGACAACGAAACAGAGAAGTCTCGAAGTACTAGACAAAACTCAAAATCTCTTTCCAGGTCAAGCCAAGAACGCTTGACGAAAGGTAAAACTGTTTGGTGGGGCGATAAG GGAGGAGATGCAGGGTTTTCAATTGGTGCAAGGAATATGAACATGCCTTCTTTAGTTATAGGTCCCGGATCAGGCTATAACTTG AAATCAAATCCTCTATCGGAAGCAGAGAGCCGTGCACTAGCTGATGCAATTGGAAAAGCAAAGGTAAAAGGAATCTTTCAAGATCAGCTAAGAGCGGAGCGCGAGTCTTTCAAAGCTGTTTTTGACAAGAGACATGGTACATCTTACGATTCAAAGGACGAGTAA